In Caretta caretta isolate rCarCar2 chromosome 11, rCarCar1.hap1, whole genome shotgun sequence, the sequence CAGTCACTTTCCACGTGGACGGAGTTACAGCGGCTGAGCTGACTTTGAAATTCCGGACAGTCGCTGCAGCATTCAACGGAGCGGCCCTAGAAGTTTCTGTCCTTGAAAAGAATGATCTGGTGCGAAACACAAACAGCAGAGTTTTCAGTAACATCCTATACTGTGTGACTGCGTCCTGGCATTCCAATTTCTCTCCACTAAGCATGAAACGTCTGAGCCTTACATTTTACTCACAGTGATGATAAATTGAAatactcctttgacttcagtggaattgattctcatttacacaagtgtaagCAAAAGCAGAATTGGGCTCTGAGAGAATAATATACAGGGGCTAATAGAGGCAGTAGGTCCCCTCGCTCTGCATTCTTGATTCTCCTCTCCTACTGGGATAGGCCAGGAGTAGTTCCTTTGACATCAAGAGACTAACTCTGATGtaaataagaggagaatcaggtccctgGCTTCAGCCTGGCATACCAAACGATCCAGTCCAGACAGGTTTCTCTTACCTTTTCCATCGTAGCTGGATTCAGGCAGCAAGACATAGTACTTCAGCCGGGCAACTGCCTTTTTATACCTCACAACCAGTTCTAAGTGTGCAAACGTTAAGAAAAGTCTTTTCTCTGCTAATAGAGCCAAATCATGACTCCGGGGTCTCATTCATTCTTTTTACCAGTGTCCATAGCTTTTGTGTAGTGGGGAACAGGTTTTATTCCTATTATTACCAGTGAGCAGTTCTGGGCCCTGGATCTGTCATCTCTGCCATTTTTATATTGAAGACAACGTAGTTCAGGAAAAGAGAGAAACTTCTGGCTCAGTGACAGAGGGGACTAGATGTCGATGCCATCACAATCCTTTTTGATAGTCTCTGCAGTTGCATTGTTATTAGTGGATGCAGAAGTGGTACAGTAAAGACAGAAGACGGTTCAAATGACAAAATAGAAAGTAGGGAGAAAAAACCAGAAATTTGTACATCAAAAAAaagtatgtaaaaaaaaaaagttgaaaaggcTTAGGTAGACATCACGTGTGTTTTAGCCATTCAATAGCTTTGGGGTCAGTAGTATGGAGTCTGGAATGTCCTCCTGCGTGACCAGCATGGGATGAACACCTGTTCACTAGGTGTGCAGCATCCACCCCCATCCGGGAAACTAAAGGCCTGTTAGTTTAATCTCAATTGCatacaaggtcttggaacaaattttgaaagagaaagtagttaaggacataaaggtaattgggaaaaaaaataacatgtggctttacaaaaggtagatcatgccagatcaacctgatttccttctttgagaagaagaCTGACTTTTGATACAAATGAAATGCAGTAGGTCTAATCTATCTACTCTAGTTTAcctggattttagtaaggcttttgatatagatccacatgggaaattataagttaaattggagaagatggggattaatatgagaactgaaagatggataaggaactagttaaagggaagactacaatGGGACATACTGAAAGGCGAACTATCAGGCTAGAGTGAGGTTACTAAAGGAGTTCTTCAGGGAAGAAAGTTTTGTTGACATGcagtttttttaaagattagatGCCGGGTGTTAGAGGGGGTACTTGGGAAGGAGCACAGGATGTGGGAAATGCCCTCCAGATAACTGGTCTGGAGGGAGCCTGATAATCTGGAAGGGGTGACTATACAGTGCCCGAGCCAGAGAGTGAAGTCATGAAGTCAGACAGAGCACCCGAGTCATGAAGAGAGAGAACAAGATGGGTCATAGCATGAGTACCTGTTGGAAGGTGGCATTTGCTCCCAGAAGTGGGAGCAAGGGCCCTCTAGCCTCAGGGACAACAGGGGTCATTTGACCCTCCGACCTTGAGATGGAAGGATAGAGGTAGGATAGCTCCCAGGGCCTGCCCTTGAGCCTGGGTGTATCTGTTTGGATGGGTGGACTGGGCCAGGGGTGCTCTTCTCTTCCTGCCTCCCACAGTCCTCTGCTGGGCTGCTGTTGGTGGCTCCTACAGTTAATCGCACACTGAGGTGCATGGGGCTGTTCAGCCCTCTCTaagttattgtttcaggctggctgcagactTGGGCAGACGTCTCTGAATTGGTTGAACctgggtcatattttcaagctttgaTTTACACCCCCTGGGACAGGAACCTCAGCTTTTGTTACACACAGGAAATGCCAGTGTATTCCGATGATTCCAGAAGCTGTGGCCCTCAACCCAGGACTGTAGTGCCTATGGCTAGttaatcctgccctgccctggatcGGTGCTCAGATAAATCTGACCTAAGGCTCGGCTGGGGAGAGAGCTGTGATTGGCACTGCCTCTCGGCTGGGAGGAGGATGTGGCTCATTTCTGCCATCAGCTGGGTGCCCAGTTCTGCCTGCTCCATGCCTGGTGGATgagggggctctggctgctgctccctGGTGATGCTCCCAGGACCCCTTTAGCCGTAGCTCCAAATCTGTGGCCATGGGTGGGCTGGAGGATTATGATCTAGACTACAGCTGTATGGTTACAGTCCTCCCGTCCGTCTCTCTGTGGGCCAAGTCCTGGATGTTTCACTCTGTGGTTCAGCTCTTACGACGTGCCCTGCACTGCATTCTGGGTAATGTCCGCACACCCATGGAAGTGATTGGGAGGGAGCCTCATACACCTGTACATCGTTGTGTGGCTGCCTAGGTCTGAGCCCTGTGTTTGGCGTTGGGTCCTTTGTGCTGGAAGTAGCTATGCaatgctggggaaaggcagggaAAAATGAGGGAGAACTTTTGGATCACAAGATGAAACCGTAGCCCAAGAACACAAGACAAGCCTCGTCATTCCCCTTAGTACACTTACAACAGCACGCTGAGAGCACGATGGTTGTTAAAGCATTTTATTCATTGAGACCCTTCCAGGCAAAAGGTGTCTTGATTCAGCAAAGATCAGTGGCACGTCTCAAAGAGCCGACTTTGCCACTCATAGAGCCCCACTCACTGAATCTCCTGTACTGCCCTGGCCTCAGCAGGTATTGGCGGCCTCTGTAATTCGGCAATTCGTAAAGGATCCAGTGTCCGTCCAGCACAGAACAAGAGAGCATCTCGTGGGCGCGTAGCTGGTCCATGACTTGCGGAGAGTCCTCGGTTAACTCTACCATCTTGCCTCTGTGATCCTCCTTCTCATAGATCTTTATCCTATAGGTGCCCCTGTGCTATTTAAGAAAGTGAAACAAGGTGATAGAGTGACCGCAGCAGGCTGGCTGCCTGTGATCCTGGGCCCTGAGTCAGCTCTCTGCACTGCTCCAGTGACGCAAAGGGCACTTAAAACTGCCTCTGGTCCCCAGAGGAGGGGAATCCTTGAATGCTGCAAAGGCAGCGCATCCACCCCTTTGACTGAGACCTACGCCAGCCGTGGCTCCCACCCATAGGCTACACTAAGCTGTAGGATACACTAAGTTCTGCTGGGGGGTATTTCAGGCTTCAGCAGGCCCAAAATCAAAGAAACAGAAAAGTGACTTTGTTCTAATGAGTCACAGAAAatattgggcccaattctccccTCACACTGGTGGAACTCTGTGGCCTTCAGGGAGTTACTCCTTATTTTACagcagtgggaggggagtgggcccAGTGTATCTCCAAATCCccagaagttacagaaacattTTTCCTTCTTAGCTCAAAGTATGTCATCCTTTACTGTCCATATTCTTAACCACAGGACAGCTGCACCCAGGCCCGGAACAGGCACTTGTAGTGCAAGGTATCCTATCCTATCCCTGCAATTTCCCCGCAGCCCTCCTGGAGGGATGACCACTAGGAGGAAGAAAGCAGTTCTCGTTTACAGTCCTCGGTAGCTCGGCTGAAAATGATCAAGCAAGTTCCTCATGACGGTGGCTTGAGCAACgttgccattttttaaaagcaaaatggaaCTCACAGTTGGGATCATCCGGCAGGACTTAATGGAGGTGCTGAAACCCTCAGACTGCATGTCAGAATAATCTCCCCGTTTCAGAAAGAACTGCTGTCCCTGGAAGTTGGGACGTTCATAGAGCATGAAGCAGCCATTTTCCACGCGGACGGAGTTACAGCGGCTGAGCTGACTTTGCAAATCTGGACGGTCGCTGCTGCACTCAACGGAGCGGCCCTGGAAGTTTCTGTCCTCGAAAAGGATGATCTGGTGCGAAACACAAACAGCAGAGTTTTCAGTAACATCCTATACTGTGTGACAGCGTCTGGCATTCCAATTTTTCTCCGTCCAGCACACTAAGCCTGAAGTGTATGGGCCTTACATTTTACTCACAGTGATGATAAATTGATatactcctttgacttcagtggaattgatcctcatttacacaagtgtaagCGATAGCAGAATTAGACTCTCTAAGAATAATATACAGGGGCTAATAGAGGCAGTAGGTCCCCTCGCTCTGCATTCTTGATTCTCCTCTCCTACTGGGGTAGGCCAGGAGTAACTCCTTTGACATTAAGAGACTAACTctgatgtaaatg encodes:
- the LOC142068313 gene encoding gamma-crystallin B-like, producing the protein MVCSLKPATMEKIILFEDRNFQGRSVECSSDRPDLQSQLSRCNSVRVENGCFMLYERPNFQGQQFFLKRGDYSDMQSEGFSTSIKSCRMIPTHRGTYRIKIYEKEDHRGKMVELTEDSPQVMDQLRAHEMLSCSVLDGHWILYELPNYRGRQYLLRPGQYRRFSEWGSMSGKVGSLRRATDLC